The Pseudomonas asiatica genome has a segment encoding these proteins:
- a CDS encoding FadR/GntR family transcriptional regulator, giving the protein MSTELTKRSLVELAVERMRERIVLGDWQVGQRLPTEPELALQLGISRNTVREAMRVLAFSGLVEIRQGDGSYLRTAQDPLQAVQAMSRCTPEQARETRHILEAEAIGLAALRRTDADLQALRDALANSAGHFHGDIDAYVACDLVFHQRLVDAAHNPALSELYRYFSGVVAAALQHNMATVPRCQATFDLHGQILAAIEQRDAEQAKRLSRTLIES; this is encoded by the coding sequence ATGAGTACCGAATTGACCAAGCGGTCCCTGGTCGAACTGGCCGTCGAGCGCATGCGCGAACGCATCGTGCTGGGCGACTGGCAGGTTGGCCAGCGTTTGCCGACCGAGCCGGAACTGGCCCTGCAGTTGGGCATAAGCCGCAACACCGTACGCGAGGCCATGCGTGTGCTGGCATTCAGTGGCCTGGTGGAGATCCGCCAGGGCGACGGCAGCTACCTGCGCACGGCCCAGGACCCGCTGCAGGCGGTGCAGGCGATGTCACGCTGCACGCCCGAGCAGGCCCGTGAAACCCGGCACATCCTCGAAGCCGAGGCCATCGGCCTGGCCGCACTGCGCCGAACCGACGCCGACCTGCAGGCGCTGCGTGATGCCCTGGCCAACAGTGCCGGGCATTTTCACGGTGATATCGATGCTTATGTGGCCTGCGACCTGGTGTTTCACCAGCGGCTGGTCGATGCCGCCCACAACCCGGCCTTGAGTGAGCTGTACCGTTACTTTTCCGGGGTGGTGGCTGCCGCGCTGCAGCACAACATGGCGACCGTGCCGCGCTGCCAGGCCACGTTCGACCTGCATGGGCAGATCCTTGCCGCCATCGAGCAACGCGATGCGGAGCAGGCCAAGCGCCTGAGCCGTACCCTTATCGAATCCTGA
- a CDS encoding CynX/NimT family MFS transporter, with protein sequence MADSITRNTPPSERDLEELLIDAEADDEQVQQQPVQVQRPWLLLLGLVLVALNLRPALSSMAPVLGQVSEGLGLNASQAGLLTTLPVLCLGLFAPLAPVLARRFGSERVILGILATLALGIVVRSSLGAAGVFLGSLMAGASIGIIGVLLPGIVKRDFPQHAGTLTGVYTMALCLGAAMAAGATVPLAQHFDGSWALGLGFWMLPALLAMLVWLPQARQGHGLHKVAYRVRGLWRDPLAWQVTLYMGLQSSLAYIVFGWLPSILIGRGLSPTEAGLVLSGSVIVQLVSSLSAPWLATRGKDQRLAIVLVMLITLAGLFGCLYAPLSGLWGWAVVLGLGQGGTFALALTLIVLRSKDAHVAANLSSMAQGVGYTLASMGPFAVGLVHDLTGGWAAVGWIFAVLGVGAIVFGLGAGRALHVQVSSEKV encoded by the coding sequence ATGGCTGATTCCATCACCCGTAACACCCCACCGAGCGAGCGGGACCTCGAAGAGTTGCTGATCGACGCCGAGGCTGACGACGAACAGGTCCAACAGCAGCCGGTACAGGTACAGCGGCCTTGGCTGTTGTTGCTCGGCCTGGTGCTGGTGGCTTTGAACCTGCGCCCGGCATTGTCGAGCATGGCGCCAGTGCTGGGCCAGGTGTCCGAAGGCCTGGGGCTGAACGCCTCGCAGGCCGGTTTGCTGACCACCTTGCCAGTGCTGTGCCTGGGCCTGTTCGCCCCTTTGGCGCCGGTGCTGGCGCGGCGCTTTGGCAGCGAGCGGGTGATCCTCGGCATTCTCGCTACCCTGGCGCTTGGCATTGTCGTGCGCAGTAGCCTGGGGGCTGCCGGGGTGTTCCTCGGCAGCCTCATGGCGGGGGCCAGTATCGGCATCATTGGCGTGCTGTTGCCGGGCATCGTCAAGCGCGATTTCCCGCAGCACGCTGGCACGCTGACCGGCGTGTACACCATGGCGTTGTGTCTGGGCGCCGCCATGGCGGCTGGCGCCACGGTGCCCCTGGCCCAGCATTTCGACGGCAGCTGGGCGCTGGGGCTTGGCTTCTGGATGTTGCCGGCCCTGCTGGCCATGCTCGTATGGCTGCCGCAGGCCCGCCAGGGTCATGGCCTGCACAAGGTGGCCTATCGCGTGCGTGGGCTGTGGCGTGATCCGCTGGCCTGGCAGGTGACCCTGTACATGGGCCTGCAGTCGTCACTGGCCTACATCGTCTTTGGCTGGTTGCCATCGATTCTGATCGGCCGTGGGTTGAGCCCGACCGAGGCGGGGCTGGTGCTGTCGGGGTCGGTGATCGTGCAGCTGGTCAGTTCGCTCAGTGCGCCCTGGCTGGCCACTCGCGGCAAGGACCAGCGCCTGGCGATCGTGCTGGTCATGCTGATTACCCTGGCCGGCCTGTTCGGTTGCCTGTATGCGCCGCTTTCCGGGCTATGGGGCTGGGCGGTTGTGCTGGGCCTGGGGCAGGGCGGTACCTTTGCCCTGGCGCTGACCTTGATCGTGCTGCGCTCGAAGGATGCCCATGTGGCGGCGAACCTGTCGAGCATGGCGCAGGGGGTGGGTTATACGCTGGCGTCGATGGGGCCGTTTGCGGTGGGGCTGGTGCATGACCTGACCGGGGGCTGGGCGGCAGTGGGGTGGATCTTTGCCGTGCTGGGGGTGGGGGCCATCGTGTTCGGCCTGGGCGCCGGGCGGGCTTTGCATGTGCAGGTGAGCAGCGAGAAGGTCTGA
- a CDS encoding nuclear transport factor 2 family protein translates to MSDANRDLITRFYQAFQRLDAEAMVACYSDDIVFSDPVFGTLRGKDAGDMWRMLTSRAKDFTLTFDNVRADERTGAAHWVATYLFSQTGRIVVNDIQARFVIRDGLICQHDDHFDLWRWSRQALGVPGMLLGWSPLVQNKVRQQAFTGLRAFQQAQGE, encoded by the coding sequence ATGAGCGACGCCAACCGCGACCTGATCACCCGCTTCTACCAGGCCTTCCAGCGCCTGGATGCCGAGGCCATGGTCGCCTGCTACAGCGACGATATCGTCTTCAGCGACCCGGTCTTCGGCACCTTGCGTGGCAAGGATGCAGGCGACATGTGGCGAATGCTCACCAGCCGGGCCAAGGACTTCACCCTTACCTTCGACAACGTCCGCGCCGATGAACGCACGGGCGCCGCACATTGGGTGGCCACCTACCTGTTCAGCCAGACCGGCCGCATCGTGGTCAACGATATCCAGGCGCGTTTCGTGATTCGTGACGGGCTGATCTGCCAGCACGATGACCACTTCGACTTGTGGCGCTGGTCGCGGCAGGCGCTGGGTGTGCCTGGCATGCTGCTGGGCTGGTCGCCGCTGGTGCAGAACAAGGTACGCCAGCAGGCGTTCACAGGATTGCGAGCATTCCAGCAGGCCCAGGGTGAGTGA
- a CDS encoding GIY-YIG nuclease family protein, with translation MSEPVEIAASKPWYVYLVRAANGSLYCGISDDPQRRFLAHQKGQGARYFKTSPAQALVYVEQWPDKGEALRQERLVKRLRKAAKEALVASYGAVVAAN, from the coding sequence GTGAGTGAGCCCGTCGAAATTGCCGCGAGCAAACCCTGGTATGTCTACTTGGTAAGGGCTGCCAATGGATCGCTGTATTGCGGTATCAGCGATGACCCGCAGCGGCGCTTTCTGGCGCACCAGAAAGGGCAGGGCGCGCGCTACTTCAAGACCAGCCCGGCCCAGGCGCTGGTGTATGTGGAGCAATGGCCGGACAAGGGCGAGGCGTTACGCCAGGAGCGGCTGGTGAAGCGGCTGCGCAAGGCGGCGAAGGAGGCGTTGGTGGCCTCCTATGGCGCAGTAGTGGCTGCTAATTAG
- the yejK gene encoding nucleoid-associated protein YejK: MPIRHCIVHLIDKKPDGSPAVLHARDCELAASDAIENLLADLNDSYNAKQGKAWGFFHGESGAYPLSGWLKQYLDEEKDFTAFSRVAVEHLQKLMEESNLSTGGHILFAHYQQGMTEYLAIALLHHSEGVAVNAELDVMPSRHLDLGQLHLAARINLSEWKNNQNSKQYISFIKGKNGKKVSDYFRDFIGCQEGVDGPGETRTLLKAFSDFVESEDLPEESAREKTQTLVEYATTQTKLGEPVTLEELSSLIDEDRPKAFYDHIRNKDYGLSPEIPADKRTLNQFRRFTGRAEGLSISFEAHLLGDKVEYDEEAGTLIIKGLPTTLVDQLKRRKD; this comes from the coding sequence ATGCCAATCCGTCATTGCATCGTTCACCTGATCGACAAAAAGCCCGATGGCAGCCCCGCCGTGCTGCATGCCCGCGATTGCGAACTGGCCGCCTCCGACGCCATCGAAAACCTGCTGGCCGACCTCAATGACAGCTACAACGCCAAGCAAGGCAAGGCCTGGGGCTTTTTCCACGGCGAGTCCGGCGCCTACCCACTGAGCGGCTGGCTGAAGCAGTACCTGGACGAAGAAAAGGACTTTACCGCCTTCAGCCGCGTGGCCGTGGAGCACCTGCAGAAGCTGATGGAAGAGTCCAACCTGTCCACCGGCGGCCACATCCTGTTTGCCCACTACCAACAAGGCATGACCGAATACCTGGCGATCGCCCTGCTGCACCACAGCGAAGGCGTGGCGGTGAACGCCGAGCTCGACGTGATGCCTTCGCGCCACCTCGACCTTGGCCAGCTGCACCTGGCGGCGCGCATCAACCTGTCGGAGTGGAAGAACAACCAGAACTCCAAACAGTACATTTCGTTCATCAAGGGCAAGAACGGCAAGAAGGTCTCGGACTACTTCCGCGACTTCATTGGCTGCCAGGAGGGCGTCGACGGCCCGGGCGAAACCCGCACCCTGCTCAAGGCCTTCAGTGACTTCGTCGAGAGCGAAGACCTGCCGGAAGAGTCTGCCCGCGAAAAAACCCAGACCCTGGTCGAGTACGCCACAACCCAGACCAAACTGGGTGAGCCGGTCACGCTGGAAGAGCTGTCCAGCCTGATCGACGAGGACCGGCCCAAGGCGTTCTACGACCACATCCGCAACAAGGACTACGGCCTGTCGCCGGAAATCCCCGCAGACAAGCGCACCCTCAACCAGTTCCGCCGTTTCACCGGCCGTGCCGAGGGGTTGTCGATCAGCTTCGAAGCGCACCTGCTGGGGGACAAGGTCGAGTATGACGAAGAGGCAGGGACCTTGATCATCAAGGGCCTTCCGACCACCTTGGTGGATCAGTTGAAGCGGCGCAAGGACTGA
- a CDS encoding HU family DNA-binding protein yields the protein MALTKDQLIADIAESIAAPKATAKNALEQLGQIVADQLENGAEITLPGIGKLKVAERPARTGRNPSTGAAIEIAAKKVVKFVPAKVLTDAINK from the coding sequence ATGGCATTGACCAAAGACCAACTGATTGCCGACATCGCCGAATCGATCGCCGCGCCAAAAGCCACCGCCAAGAACGCTCTGGAGCAACTGGGCCAGATCGTTGCCGACCAGCTGGAAAACGGCGCTGAAATCACTCTGCCAGGCATCGGCAAGCTGAAAGTCGCTGAGCGTCCTGCCCGTACCGGCCGCAACCCTTCGACTGGCGCTGCCATCGAAATCGCTGCCAAGAAAGTCGTCAAGTTCGTTCCAGCCAAAGTGCTGACCGACGCCATCAACAAGTAA
- the rlmF gene encoding 23S rRNA (adenine(1618)-N(6))-methyltransferase RlmF, producing MTPNKPTLHPRNRHQGRYDFPSLIKAHPDLARFTITNPHGKPSIDFANPEAVRVFNRALLKSQYGIQHWDIPADYLCPPIPGRADYIHVAADLLADDNAGEIPKGAQVRALDIGVGANCIYPLLGHSDYRWRFLGSDIDPVALASAKAIVQANGLGKAITLRQQANRAHILSGLLQEGERFDLTLCNPPFHSSRDEATRGSQRKWKNLGKQDPKRKLPVLNFGGQNNELWCEGGEIRFVSQLVSESVQYAERVLWFTSLVSKASNLPGIEAALRKAGAKAVRISEMGQGQKQSRMVAWSFHDDAARQAWHARRKTQA from the coding sequence ATGACCCCGAACAAACCCACCCTGCACCCGCGCAACCGCCACCAGGGCCGCTACGACTTCCCCAGCCTGATCAAGGCCCACCCTGACCTGGCGCGCTTCACCATCACCAACCCCCACGGCAAACCCAGCATCGACTTCGCCAACCCCGAGGCCGTGCGGGTGTTCAACCGTGCCCTGCTGAAGTCCCAGTACGGCATCCAGCACTGGGATATCCCCGCCGACTACCTGTGCCCGCCGATTCCCGGCCGCGCCGACTACATCCACGTGGCCGCCGACCTGCTGGCCGACGACAATGCTGGCGAGATCCCCAAGGGCGCCCAGGTGCGGGCGCTGGACATAGGCGTGGGGGCCAACTGCATCTACCCGCTGCTGGGCCACAGCGACTACCGCTGGCGCTTCCTCGGCTCGGACATCGACCCCGTGGCCCTGGCTTCGGCCAAGGCCATCGTCCAGGCCAATGGCCTGGGCAAGGCCATCACCCTGCGCCAGCAGGCCAACCGTGCACACATCCTCAGCGGCCTGCTGCAGGAGGGCGAACGCTTCGATCTCACCCTGTGCAACCCGCCCTTCCATTCCTCACGCGACGAAGCCACCCGTGGCAGCCAGCGCAAGTGGAAGAACCTCGGCAAGCAGGACCCCAAGCGCAAGCTGCCGGTGCTCAACTTCGGCGGCCAGAACAACGAACTGTGGTGCGAAGGCGGCGAGATCCGCTTTGTCAGCCAACTGGTCAGCGAAAGCGTGCAGTACGCCGAGCGGGTACTGTGGTTCACCAGCCTGGTGTCCAAGGCCAGCAACCTGCCGGGGATCGAGGCTGCGCTCAGGAAAGCGGGCGCCAAGGCCGTGCGCATCAGTGAAATGGGCCAGGGGCAGAAGCAAAGCCGCATGGTCGCCTGGAGCTTCCACGACGACGCCGCACGCCAAGCCTGGCACGCCAGGCGTAAAACCCAGGCATGA
- a CDS encoding valine--tRNA ligase, producing the protein MDKTYQPHAIETSWYNTWESENYFAPQGAGESYTIMIPPPNVTGSLHMGHGFNNAIMDALIRFRRMQGRDTLWQPGTDHAGIATQMLVERQLEAKGQNRHDLGREKFLEKVWEWKDQSGGNISRQIRRLGSSVDWSRERFTMDDGLSEAVKEAFVRLHEDGLIYRGKRLVNWDTKLHTAISDLEVENHDEKGHLWNLRYPLADGAKTAEGKDYLVVATTRPETLLGDAAVAVNPNDERYQALIGKFVELPLVGRRIPIIADDYCDPEFGTGCVKITPAHDFNDYEVGKRHNLPLLNIFDKNAFVLASAQAFNLDGSVNEQVDTRLPAQYANLDRFVARKQIVADLDAQGLLVSIDDHALKVPKGDRSGTVIEPWLTDQWYVSTKPLAEPAIAAVEDGRIQFVPKQYENMYFSWMRDIQDWCISRQLWWGHRIPAWYDEAGQVYVGRNEEEVRAKHNLGADVVLRQDDDVLDTWFSSGLWTFSTLGWPEQTEFLKKFHSTDVLVTGFDIIFFWVARMIMLTMHLIKNEDGTPQVPFKTVYVHGLVRDGQGQKMSKSKGNVLDPLDIVDGITLDALLEKRTSGMMQPKLAEKIAKQTKAEFPEGIASYGTDALRFTFCSLASTGRDIKFDMGRVEGYRNFCNKIWNAARYVLDKGEDCGQNGEAYELSLADRWIISQLQRTEAEVTRQLEQFRFDLASQALYEFIWNQYCDWYLELSKPVLWDENAPVERARGTRRTLVRVLEVALRLAHPFMPFITEEIWQRIAPLAGIEGKTIMLQPWPVANESRIDAAAEGDIEWLKELMVGLRNIRAEMNIGPGKPLPLFLKNANADDQRRLQENEALLKKLAKVESFTVLGDADEAPLSATALVGDLQVLVPMAGLIDKDAELARLNKEIQRLQGEVARVGGKLSNAAFVDKAPPAVIEKERAKLAESEQALANFTEQHARIAAL; encoded by the coding sequence ATGGATAAGACCTACCAGCCGCACGCCATCGAAACTTCCTGGTACAACACCTGGGAGTCCGAGAACTATTTCGCCCCACAAGGTGCAGGCGAGTCCTACACCATCATGATCCCGCCGCCGAACGTGACCGGCAGCCTGCACATGGGCCACGGGTTCAACAACGCGATCATGGACGCCCTGATCCGTTTCCGCCGCATGCAAGGCCGCGACACCCTGTGGCAGCCAGGCACCGACCACGCCGGTATCGCCACCCAGATGCTGGTCGAGCGCCAGCTCGAGGCCAAGGGTCAGAACCGGCATGACCTGGGCCGCGAAAAGTTCCTGGAAAAGGTCTGGGAATGGAAGGATCAGTCCGGTGGCAACATCAGCCGTCAGATCCGCCGCCTGGGCTCGTCGGTCGACTGGAGCCGCGAGCGCTTCACCATGGACGACGGCCTGTCCGAAGCGGTCAAGGAAGCCTTCGTGCGCCTGCATGAAGACGGCCTGATCTACCGCGGCAAGCGCCTGGTCAACTGGGACACCAAGCTGCACACGGCCATCTCCGACCTCGAAGTGGAAAACCACGACGAGAAGGGCCACCTGTGGAACCTGCGCTACCCACTGGCCGACGGCGCCAAGACCGCCGAAGGCAAGGACTACCTGGTAGTCGCCACCACCCGTCCGGAAACCCTGCTGGGTGACGCCGCCGTGGCGGTCAACCCGAACGACGAGCGCTACCAGGCACTGATCGGCAAGTTCGTCGAACTGCCACTGGTCGGCCGCCGCATCCCGATCATCGCCGACGACTACTGCGACCCCGAGTTCGGTACCGGCTGCGTGAAGATCACCCCGGCCCACGACTTCAACGACTACGAAGTCGGCAAGCGCCACAACCTGCCGCTGCTGAACATCTTCGACAAGAACGCCTTCGTGCTGGCCAGCGCGCAGGCCTTCAACCTCGACGGCAGCGTCAACGAGCAGGTGGACACCCGCCTGCCGGCCCAATACGCCAACCTCGACCGCTTCGTCGCGCGCAAGCAGATCGTCGCCGACCTGGATGCCCAGGGCCTGCTGGTGAGCATCGACGACCACGCGCTGAAAGTGCCGAAAGGCGACCGTTCGGGCACCGTCATCGAGCCATGGCTGACCGACCAGTGGTACGTTTCAACCAAGCCGCTGGCAGAACCTGCCATCGCCGCCGTGGAAGATGGCCGCATCCAGTTCGTGCCCAAGCAGTACGAGAACATGTACTTCTCCTGGATGCGTGACATCCAGGACTGGTGCATCAGCCGCCAGCTGTGGTGGGGCCACCGCATCCCGGCATGGTACGACGAGGCCGGCCAGGTCTATGTCGGCCGCAACGAGGAAGAAGTGCGCGCCAAGCACAACCTGGGCGCCGACGTGGTCCTGCGCCAGGACGACGACGTACTCGATACCTGGTTCAGTTCGGGCCTGTGGACCTTCTCTACCCTGGGCTGGCCGGAACAGACCGAGTTCCTCAAGAAGTTCCACTCCACCGACGTGCTGGTGACCGGCTTCGACATCATCTTCTTCTGGGTTGCGCGCATGATCATGCTGACCATGCACCTGATCAAGAACGAGGATGGCACCCCGCAGGTACCGTTCAAGACCGTGTACGTGCACGGCCTGGTACGTGACGGCCAGGGCCAGAAGATGTCCAAGTCCAAGGGCAACGTGCTGGACCCGCTGGACATCGTCGACGGCATCACCCTCGACGCCCTGCTGGAAAAACGCACCAGCGGCATGATGCAGCCCAAGCTTGCCGAGAAGATCGCCAAGCAGACCAAGGCCGAGTTCCCCGAAGGTATCGCCAGCTACGGCACCGACGCCCTGCGCTTCACCTTCTGCTCGCTGGCCTCCACCGGCCGCGACATCAAGTTCGACATGGGCCGCGTCGAAGGCTACCGCAACTTCTGCAACAAGATCTGGAACGCCGCCCGCTACGTGCTGGACAAGGGCGAGGATTGCGGCCAGAACGGCGAAGCCTACGAGCTGTCGCTGGCCGACCGCTGGATCATCTCGCAGCTGCAGCGTACCGAAGCCGAAGTGACCCGCCAGCTGGAGCAGTTCCGCTTCGACCTGGCCAGCCAGGCGCTGTACGAGTTCATCTGGAACCAGTACTGCGACTGGTACCTGGAGCTGTCCAAGCCGGTGCTGTGGGACGAGAACGCCCCGGTCGAGCGCGCCCGTGGCACTCGCCGCACCCTGGTGCGCGTGCTGGAAGTGGCGCTTCGCCTGGCACACCCGTTCATGCCGTTCATCACCGAAGAAATCTGGCAGCGCATCGCGCCGCTGGCCGGCATCGAAGGCAAGACCATCATGCTGCAGCCATGGCCGGTGGCCAATGAAAGCCGCATCGATGCTGCCGCCGAAGGCGACATCGAGTGGCTCAAGGAGCTGATGGTCGGCCTGCGCAACATCCGCGCCGAAATGAACATCGGCCCGGGCAAGCCGCTGCCGCTGTTCCTGAAGAACGCCAACGCCGACGACCAGCGTCGCCTGCAGGAAAACGAAGCCCTGCTGAAGAAGCTGGCCAAGGTCGAATCGTTCACCGTACTGGGCGATGCCGACGAAGCCCCGCTGTCGGCCACCGCCCTGGTCGGTGACCTGCAAGTGCTGGTGCCAATGGCCGGCCTGATCGACAAGGATGCCGAGCTGGCGCGCCTGAACAAGGAAATCCAGCGCCTGCAGGGTGAAGTGGCTCGCGTGGGTGGCAAGCTTTCCAACGCCGCCTTCGTCGACAAGGCACCACCTGCCGTGATCGAGAAGGAACGCGCCAAGCTGGCCGAGTCCGAACAGGCCCTGGCCAACTTCACCGAGCAGCATGCGCGGATTGCAGCGCTTTAA
- a CDS encoding DNA polymerase III subunit chi, producing MSKVDFYILPTDSLSARLDFACKLCEKAWRLGHRVYLNCQDAEQRSELDQRLWRFKGEAFVPHDLAEVHADASVALGLAADSAGDHHDLLINLGAGVPAFVGQFERVAEIVVEEPGIRQSARERFRFYREQGYALQDHRLQRL from the coding sequence TGCCCACCGACTCGCTGTCGGCGCGGCTCGATTTCGCCTGCAAGCTGTGCGAAAAGGCCTGGCGCCTTGGCCACCGGGTCTACCTGAATTGCCAGGACGCCGAGCAGCGCAGCGAGCTGGACCAACGCCTGTGGCGCTTCAAGGGCGAGGCCTTCGTGCCCCACGACCTCGCGGAGGTACATGCCGATGCCAGCGTGGCATTGGGCCTGGCCGCCGACAGTGCAGGCGACCACCACGACCTGTTGATCAACCTGGGCGCCGGCGTACCGGCCTTCGTCGGCCAGTTCGAGCGAGTGGCCGAAATCGTCGTTGAAGAGCCTGGCATCCGCCAATCGGCCCGTGAACGATTCCGTTTCTACCGTGAACAGGGCTATGCTCTGCAAGACCACCGCTTACAGCGACTTTGA